The Mycobacterium sp. 3519A genome contains a region encoding:
- a CDS encoding HD domain-containing protein encodes MTEQTATPKLTDQFSKALVYAEHKHHSQVRKGGDIPYIGHLLSVASLVLNDGGSETQAIAALLHDTVEDQGGPPTLEEIRSAFGDDVARIVDECSDTDEEPKPPWLDRKRAYIAHLADVGHDTLLVSVADKLDNARSMLRDYHEHGPALWERFNRKNPHDHLWYYTELLAAYRNRGLDSWMVNELGRVVDELKRLVEGDSGVVLV; translated from the coding sequence TTGACTGAGCAAACTGCCACACCGAAGCTGACCGATCAGTTCTCCAAGGCGCTCGTCTACGCCGAGCACAAACACCACAGCCAGGTCCGCAAGGGCGGCGACATCCCGTACATCGGCCATCTGCTGAGCGTCGCCTCCCTGGTGCTCAACGACGGCGGCTCCGAAACACAAGCCATCGCGGCGCTGCTGCACGACACGGTCGAGGACCAGGGCGGTCCCCCGACCCTCGAGGAGATCCGCAGCGCCTTCGGAGACGACGTGGCCCGCATCGTCGACGAGTGCAGCGACACCGACGAAGAGCCGAAGCCCCCGTGGCTCGACCGCAAGCGCGCCTACATCGCCCACCTCGCCGACGTCGGCCACGACACCCTTCTGGTCTCCGTCGCCGACAAGCTCGACAACGCGCGGTCCATGCTGCGCGACTACCACGAGCACGGACCGGCGCTGTGGGAACGCTTCAACCGCAAGAACCCGCACGACCACCTCTGGTACTACACCGAGTTGCTCGCCGCGTACCGCAACCGCGGCCTCGACAGCTGGATGGTCAACGAACTCGGCCGTGTCGTCGACGAGTTGAAGCGTCTTGTCGAAGGCGACAGCGGAGTCGTCCTAGTGTGA